The sequence TTGTCCAAAACTGGCTAACAGCTACGGCGTGTTGTTGGCTTTCACCTGGTCCCCTGAGGTTCAAAGATGGTGGAGGAGTGGAACACATTCTATAGTTCCAGATGGATGTCGCGGAGTGGGATGGAAGCCGTTGGGAAGGCGTCTTGATGGTTATAAGGCAACCTGCGGGGCGCTAATGCTTCCGGGCTATGGTGAGACGGCTGGTAAATACAATAACTTTTGGGCTCTTTACGCCATCTTCAAGCAGAGATGAGATGGAGTTGTAGTCTATCAATTTGCCATCAGCGAACTAAGAATCGCGGCACTGCTGTTGAGGTGGGCATACGAGTGAGAACGGCGCTGGCAGGTGTTCTTATTGTTCTCAACTCTCTCTCAGCGAGGACGACCGGACTGTCGTTCACTGCGCGCATCGGACGAGCACAGTTTCATCGTGCGCGTTCTGCGAGCAGGGCGATCACATCAGTCACCACCGTTGAGACCGACTTGTTCGTTCGTCTATCTCTTTAGTGAGGGCGTTGCGGGTGTGGTTTACTGCGCGCGTTGAACGAGGGCCTTCTGAGGCCGCGCGTTCCGCGAGCACAAAGCACACCTGCTACACCCTCACCGCACTCCTTTGTGCGCCTCCATATATGCCCTGAGAAGGGCGTTGATTCGTGTTTGATAGCCAGGCCCCTTTGCTTTGAACCAATTCAAGACCTGACGATCCAATCGAATGGTGACGGCGGTCTTTGGTTCAGGAAGCCTCAGCGTGGCACGCTTAAAGAAAGCCTTGCCCAGCTCCGGGATATCAGAAAGATCGATCTCGCGGTCCTTGATCGCGTCAATTCTTGCCCAGTTCGTCCGCGATCGTTTCTTGGTAGTAGGCTTCTTCACAGTGATTGATCCAATGCGCAACTTCTAGGCCAGCAGTACAAGCAAGACTACGCAATTTTTCTTCGGCGGAGCGCTTTATCGAGATCATAGGTTGCCTGGAGATTCATCCACAGCTTGGCCGAAGTGCCGAGCACGCGTGAGAGGTCGATGGCAGAGTCGGCTGTAATGGCGCGTTTGCCGTTGATGAGTTCATTCAGACGTGCGCGTGTCCAGCCAAGCTTCTGGGCCAGTGCGGCTTGGGTTATCTTTCCGGGAATCAGAAACTCTTCGAGCAACATCTCGCCAGGATGAAATGGGTTCTTGGGGAGTCTCATTGCACCACCTCTCTCATTCCTTCGGGGCTCAATGGTAATCTATGACTTGGACTTCGTAGGCGTTTCCGTCTTGCCAGCGAAAAACCACACGCCACTGATCATTGATCCGTATCGAATGAAATCCTTTCCTGTCTCTTCGCAGTGCTTCCAGTCGATTGCCAGGCGGTTCGCGAAGATCTCCGAGTTCTGCCGCGTCGTGCACATAGAGTAGAACCTATCTCAAAATCGATTACATGACATCATGAGCGATATGAAACGTCAGACACCGAGAGGTAGACCC comes from Nitrospirota bacterium and encodes:
- a CDS encoding HigA family addiction module antidote protein; translated protein: MRLPKNPFHPGEMLLEEFLIPGKITQAALAQKLGWTRARLNELINGKRAITADSAIDLSRVLGTSAKLWMNLQATYDLDKALRRRKIA
- a CDS encoding BrnA antitoxin family protein, yielding MKKPTTKKRSRTNWARIDAIKDREIDLSDIPELGKAFFKRATLRLPEPKTAVTIRLDRQVLNWFKAKGPGYQTRINALLRAYMEAHKGVR
- a CDS encoding type II toxin-antitoxin system RelE/ParE family toxin; its protein translation is MHDAAELGDLREPPGNRLEALRRDRKGFHSIRINDQWRVVFRWQDGNAYEVQVIDYH